In Mycoplasmopsis californica, one genomic interval encodes:
- the ychF gene encoding redox-regulated ATPase YchF — MSLKAGIVGLPNVGKSTLFSALTKYQVEASNYAFTTIEPNISSVPLKDKRLYELAKLVNPNKIVPATFDFVDIAGLVQGASRGEGLGNKFLGNIREVDAIIHVVRCFENKDIMHVANEVNPVNDKDVINMELTLADLDTVKNVLNRIAKKAKSGDKMAIIEQNLCLKLQSLLEQGQAARVLSNLTDDEIKIIKGYHLLTFKPMIYVANLSAEQIANYEEDPLFQSFKKSCVNGEKILPICVQLESEISQMADEEAQEWLSSYEIKYSGLDLLTREAFDLLKLKTYFTVGQVEVRAWVFNDGMLAPQCAGIIHSDFENKFIKADIISYDDFISYGSEANVKAAGKIRSEGKNYIMKDGDICHFKFGK, encoded by the coding sequence ATGTCACTAAAAGCTGGAATTGTTGGATTACCTAACGTTGGTAAAAGCACGCTGTTTAGCGCCTTAACAAAATATCAAGTTGAAGCAAGTAATTATGCATTTACGACAATTGAACCAAATATTAGCTCAGTACCGCTAAAAGATAAAAGATTATATGAGTTAGCTAAACTTGTTAACCCAAATAAAATTGTCCCTGCCACTTTTGACTTTGTCGATATAGCGGGATTAGTTCAAGGCGCATCAAGAGGTGAAGGGCTAGGAAATAAATTTTTAGGAAATATCCGTGAAGTAGATGCAATAATTCATGTTGTTCGTTGCTTTGAGAATAAGGATATTATGCACGTAGCCAATGAAGTTAATCCGGTAAATGATAAAGATGTAATCAATATGGAACTAACATTAGCTGACCTTGACACTGTCAAGAATGTTCTAAATAGAATTGCTAAAAAAGCTAAATCGGGCGATAAAATGGCAATTATAGAGCAAAATTTATGTTTAAAATTGCAATCATTACTTGAACAAGGTCAAGCCGCAAGAGTTTTAAGCAATTTAACTGATGATGAAATCAAAATTATCAAGGGTTATCATCTTTTGACTTTTAAACCTATGATTTATGTGGCTAATCTTTCAGCTGAACAAATAGCAAACTATGAAGAAGATCCTCTTTTTCAAAGTTTTAAAAAATCATGCGTCAATGGTGAAAAAATATTGCCAATCTGCGTGCAACTGGAAAGTGAAATATCGCAAATGGCCGATGAAGAAGCGCAAGAATGGCTAAGTTCATACGAAATTAAATATAGCGGACTTGATTTGTTAACACGAGAAGCTTTTGATCTATTAAAGCTAAAAACTTATTTTACAGTTGGTCAGGTTGAAGTTAGAGCTTGGGTATTTAACGACGGAATGCTAGCTCCGCAGTGCGCAGGAATAATTCATAGTGATTTCGAAAATAAATTCATTAAAGCTGATATCATTTCATACGATGACTTTATAAGTTATGGTTCAGAAGCTAATGTAAAAGCGGCTGGCAAAATTCGCTCAGAAGGAAAAAATTACATTATGAAAGATGGTGATATTTGCCACTTTAAATTTGGCAAATAG